The DNA sequence AAGGTGCTGCTTGTTTTGCCATTATTGAGATTGATCTGCTGGAACTCAGCTCTCCCATGTTGATTTTCAGCATACACATTGTGTAGTTTCTCCGCCTTTTGCAACCCAGAAAAGGTTGCATTGAACCTCACCACCATGACGCTCTGAGGGGCAGATTCCCCTCGGCATATTTAGGTCTTTTCCCCAAGTGAACATTTCCATAATGCTACTACTGCCCATTCCCTATCAAGAGGATCATTATCTAGCCCAAGCATTCGAACAAACAATGCCACATAACCATCACCAAGACTAAGAGAGCTGCTGTTTATTGTATGCACCCCAGGAACCAGGTCCAGGTTCGTATTGAGGAAAACTTTCTGCGCTTGCCAGTATCGGATTCATGCCATAGTTTGTAAGATAAGAATTTGCTGCATATCCAGTTTCAGGGCCGCCATAGTTTCCACTATAACCTGGATTCCCACCAGAAGCAGCAGCACTGGCTCCTTTATCAGCATTAGCAAACTCTGCACGAAGTTTTTCCAACTCCCTGGCCATTG is a window from the Vitis riparia cultivar Riparia Gloire de Montpellier isolate 1030 chromosome 9, EGFV_Vit.rip_1.0, whole genome shotgun sequence genome containing:
- the LOC117921898 gene encoding protein FLX-like 1 translates to MGVKHDLQRARAAIEYEKNGYAENYQHGQLMENNLISMARELEKLRAEFANADKGASAAASGGNPGYSGNYGGPETGYAANSYLTNYGMNPILASAESFPQYEPGPGSWGAYNKQQLS